The following are encoded together in the Parabacteroides chongii genome:
- a CDS encoding TIM-barrel domain-containing protein, with translation MKQAIVCLTFGTLLFSACHSDAVRQTENGIIVPITSGETKAVKLEVITDDVIRVMASPTGIFEESVNLIKDTHQLPVPAFEITRNGDTITLGTATLQARLLQRTGEVWFTDKAGNLILREQNGGGKEFTPVRVEGTNGYSFRQVFENDEEEGLYGLGQHQSDEFNYKGKNEELFQYNTKVSVPFIVSTKGYGILWHNYSLSRFGDKRPYAELGDVFKLYDKEGQAGALTATYYKDRTSSVQPLIRKEDKINYEDLVTIKNFPEKFPSNEAYATWEGEIEPTESGVHHFKLHYAGYTKVFIDGKEVVAERWRTAWNPNDYKTKVRLEKGKRYPIRVEWLPDGGVSYLGLKVLSPLPEAEQNRLAFWSEMGDQIDYYFINGKNMDEVISGYRSVTGKSQVMPKWAMGYWLSRERYKTQDELLTALNEYRKRQVPLDVIVQDWSYWPVDAWGSHEFDKERFPDPAGMIREIHEKDTRFMISVWPKFYMTTEHYKELDQLGAMYQQAIKDSIRDWIYPGYIGSFYDAYNPEARKLFWNQMNEHLYSLGVDAWWMDASEPNVQDNTDMNYRKKLCGPTYLGPSTKYFNAYALMNAEAIYDGQRGVNPDNRVFLLTRSGFAGQQRYSTATWSGDIGTRWEDMKAQISAGLNFAMSGVPYWTMDIGGFCVEKRYEHAEEGSEDLNEWRELNTRWYQFGAFCPLFRSHGQYPCREIYNIAPEGTPTYKSMKYYTELRYRLMPYIYSLAGMTYFNDYTIMRALVMDYAEDKKTYTIDDQFMFGPAFMACPVHQYKKRDREVYFPAGVWYDYYTGKSMTGGTSRTVAAPYEQMPLFVRGGSIIPAGKLIQSTAEEQKDLTVYVYTGADASFSLYEDNGVTYAYEKGEYSTIPLSYKESGKELTIGTRSGSFPEMAMERNIKVIFVTPEYPAGKEVSAVYKGEQLTISLP, from the coding sequence ATGAAACAAGCGATTGTATGTCTTACCTTCGGAACGCTGTTGTTCTCTGCCTGCCATTCGGATGCTGTCCGGCAGACAGAGAATGGAATAATCGTCCCTATTACTTCCGGCGAGACAAAAGCCGTTAAACTGGAAGTGATTACCGACGATGTAATCCGGGTGATGGCATCGCCAACAGGCATATTTGAAGAAAGTGTAAATCTGATCAAAGACACGCACCAGTTACCTGTCCCTGCTTTTGAGATCACCCGGAACGGGGATACCATCACGCTTGGAACAGCTACCTTACAGGCTCGTCTATTACAGAGAACAGGCGAAGTTTGGTTCACGGATAAGGCAGGGAACCTGATCCTCCGTGAACAGAATGGAGGTGGGAAAGAATTCACCCCGGTACGGGTGGAAGGAACCAATGGTTATTCGTTCCGTCAGGTTTTTGAAAATGACGAAGAGGAAGGATTGTATGGTCTGGGACAACATCAGAGCGATGAGTTCAATTATAAAGGAAAAAACGAAGAACTGTTCCAGTACAATACGAAAGTAAGCGTTCCTTTTATCGTTTCCACCAAAGGGTATGGAATACTCTGGCATAACTATTCCCTGAGCCGTTTCGGGGATAAACGCCCCTATGCAGAACTGGGCGATGTCTTTAAACTGTATGATAAGGAAGGGCAGGCCGGTGCATTGACCGCTACTTATTATAAGGATCGGACCTCTTCGGTACAACCTTTGATCCGAAAAGAGGACAAAATCAATTATGAAGATCTGGTAACGATCAAGAATTTCCCGGAGAAATTTCCTTCCAATGAGGCTTATGCCACCTGGGAAGGAGAGATAGAACCAACAGAAAGTGGTGTACATCATTTCAAACTACATTATGCCGGATATACGAAAGTCTTTATCGATGGGAAAGAAGTGGTCGCCGAACGCTGGCGTACTGCCTGGAACCCGAACGATTATAAAACCAAAGTTCGTCTGGAAAAAGGAAAGCGTTATCCGATCCGGGTCGAATGGCTTCCGGATGGTGGTGTCTCTTATTTGGGATTGAAGGTGCTGAGTCCGTTACCCGAGGCCGAACAGAACCGTTTGGCATTCTGGAGCGAGATGGGTGATCAGATCGACTATTACTTTATCAACGGTAAAAATATGGATGAGGTGATCAGTGGATATCGTTCCGTAACCGGAAAAAGCCAGGTGATGCCTAAATGGGCCATGGGGTATTGGTTAAGCCGTGAGCGTTATAAAACACAGGATGAATTGCTGACCGCATTGAATGAATACCGGAAACGCCAGGTCCCATTGGATGTGATCGTTCAGGACTGGAGTTATTGGCCGGTAGATGCCTGGGGAAGCCATGAATTCGACAAGGAACGTTTCCCGGACCCTGCCGGAATGATCAGGGAGATACACGAGAAGGATACCCGTTTCATGATCTCCGTATGGCCTAAATTTTATATGACGACAGAGCATTACAAGGAACTGGACCAACTGGGAGCTATGTATCAGCAAGCGATTAAAGACAGCATCCGCGACTGGATCTATCCGGGATATATCGGCTCATTCTATGACGCCTACAATCCGGAAGCACGTAAATTGTTCTGGAATCAGATGAATGAACATCTCTACAGCCTGGGTGTCGATGCCTGGTGGATGGATGCCTCCGAACCGAATGTACAGGACAATACGGATATGAATTACCGGAAGAAGTTGTGCGGACCGACTTATCTGGGCCCTTCTACCAAATATTTCAATGCCTATGCCCTGATGAATGCGGAGGCAATCTATGACGGACAGCGTGGCGTAAACCCGGATAACCGTGTTTTCCTGTTAACCCGTTCCGGTTTTGCCGGACAGCAGCGGTATTCGACAGCTACCTGGAGCGGTGATATCGGTACCCGTTGGGAAGATATGAAAGCTCAGATAAGTGCCGGTTTGAACTTTGCGATGTCGGGTGTCCCTTACTGGACGATGGATATCGGCGGATTCTGTGTGGAGAAACGTTATGAGCACGCGGAAGAAGGAAGCGAAGACCTGAACGAATGGCGCGAATTGAATACCCGTTGGTATCAGTTCGGTGCATTCTGCCCGTTGTTCCGTAGCCATGGTCAGTATCCGTGCCGGGAAATCTATAATATCGCACCGGAAGGAACGCCTACCTACAAGTCAATGAAATATTATACCGAATTACGATATCGCCTGATGCCTTATATCTATAGTCTGGCAGGTATGACCTATTTCAATGACTATACGATCATGCGTGCCCTGGTGATGGATTATGCGGAAGATAAGAAGACCTATACTATTGATGACCAGTTTATGTTCGGTCCGGCCTTTATGGCTTGTCCGGTTCATCAGTACAAGAAACGGGACCGGGAGGTCTATTTCCCTGCCGGAGTCTGGTACGATTACTATACCGGTAAAAGTATGACCGGAGGAACTTCCCGCACTGTTGCTGCTCCGTATGAACAAATGCCATTATTTGTACGCGGCGGCTCCATTATCCCTGCAGGTAAACTGATCCAGTCGACTGCCGAAGAACAAAAAGACCTGACGGTCTACGTGTATACCGGTGCCGATGCCTCTTTCTCCTTGTATGAGGATAATGGGGTGACTTATGCCTATGAAAAAGGTGAATACAGTACGATTCCGCTTTCTTATAAAGAATCAGGAAAGGAACTGACTATCGGAACCCGTTCCGGTTCT
- a CDS encoding alpha-xylosidase: protein MKNKKLFLSLTLAALGGLPLQSQAQLQINSGSQYLMNQAKDMSTDFGDFTNIFFFADELSSFDVAKASGTVRWKRYTQESRQAFNTNTVLPVPLKMQDFPFTAYVNDPELRFSIDFVSPRTVRVRMLTTPVEPKDETSLMLAKEPGKDSSWKGTETGNAVTYANANGSITIEKNPWRIVLRDANGKIMTQTRTLHDNDSTQAKIVPFNFIKRGSDNSRSINPVFSLAPNEKIFGCGESFGPLNKVGQRVHLFVTDPQGPETDQQYKPIPFFMSNRGYGMFMHTSAPVTCDFGATNINVNKLFMGDETMDFFVFFGEPKDILNEYTEIVGKPGMPPLWSFGTWMSRITYFSQKDGYDVAENLRKHKIPSDVIHFDTGWFETDWQCDYQFAPNRFSDPQLMLDDLKKKGFHTCLWQLPYFTPKNRFFSELIEKDLYVKNGKGELPYEDVVLDFSNPNTVKWYQDKLANLIKMGVGAIKVDFGEAAPFNGIYASGKSGFYEHNLYPLRYNKAVADIIKEVHGENIIWARSAWAGSQRYPLHWGGDAENTDMGMLGTLRGGLSFGLSGFSFWSHDIGGFVTSTPEELYRRWLPMGFLCSHTRAHGAPPTEPWLYNEGFLKAFRQNAELKYKLMPYVYAQAKECTEKGLPMMRALFVEYPHDAGAWLVEDEYLFGSQMLVAPMMESGSERDVYLPEGKWIDYQTGKTYAGGWHTIQTGTIPAVILVRDGSVLPHIKLAQNTDEMDWSQLELKVYASDATEATGLVCLPSDNQLHPLTVSVKGHQVKADGLEGKVKFKVTD from the coding sequence ATGAAAAATAAGAAATTATTTCTGTCATTAACTTTGGCTGCTTTGGGTGGATTACCTTTGCAGTCACAGGCACAGCTTCAGATTAATTCGGGTTCACAGTATCTGATGAACCAGGCGAAAGATATGAGCACCGATTTCGGTGATTTCACCAACATCTTTTTCTTTGCAGATGAATTGTCATCATTTGATGTAGCAAAAGCCAGCGGTACCGTTCGATGGAAACGGTACACGCAGGAAAGCCGCCAGGCGTTCAATACAAATACAGTATTGCCTGTACCCCTGAAAATGCAGGATTTCCCCTTTACAGCTTATGTAAATGATCCCGAATTAAGATTCTCTATCGACTTTGTCTCTCCCCGTACGGTCCGTGTTCGGATGTTAACGACACCGGTGGAACCGAAGGATGAAACCTCCCTGATGCTTGCCAAAGAACCAGGCAAAGACAGCTCCTGGAAGGGAACAGAAACGGGGAATGCCGTGACATATGCAAATGCCAACGGCAGTATAACCATTGAAAAGAACCCCTGGCGTATCGTTTTGCGTGATGCGAATGGCAAGATCATGACGCAGACCCGTACATTGCATGATAACGACTCGACCCAGGCTAAGATTGTCCCGTTCAATTTTATCAAACGCGGATCGGATAACAGCCGGAGCATTAATCCGGTATTCTCTCTGGCTCCGAACGAAAAGATTTTCGGTTGCGGTGAGTCTTTCGGTCCTCTGAATAAAGTGGGACAGAGAGTACACCTGTTTGTAACCGACCCCCAAGGACCTGAAACCGACCAGCAATATAAACCTATTCCCTTCTTTATGAGTAACCGCGGCTATGGTATGTTCATGCATACCTCCGCCCCGGTGACTTGCGACTTTGGTGCGACCAATATCAATGTCAATAAGCTATTCATGGGTGATGAGACAATGGACTTTTTCGTTTTCTTCGGAGAACCGAAAGATATTCTGAATGAATATACGGAGATTGTGGGTAAGCCGGGAATGCCGCCTCTGTGGTCGTTCGGAACCTGGATGAGCCGCATCACTTATTTCTCACAAAAAGACGGATACGACGTAGCAGAAAACCTGCGTAAACATAAGATCCCCTCTGATGTGATTCACTTTGATACCGGCTGGTTTGAAACCGACTGGCAGTGCGATTACCAGTTTGCTCCGAACCGCTTCTCCGATCCGCAACTGATGTTGGATGATCTGAAAAAGAAAGGCTTCCATACTTGTTTGTGGCAGTTGCCTTATTTCACGCCGAAGAACCGTTTCTTTAGCGAGCTGATTGAAAAGGACCTGTATGTGAAGAATGGTAAAGGAGAACTTCCTTATGAAGATGTTGTATTGGATTTCTCCAATCCGAATACGGTTAAGTGGTACCAGGACAAATTGGCCAACCTGATCAAGATGGGGGTAGGCGCTATCAAGGTCGATTTCGGTGAAGCCGCTCCGTTCAATGGCATCTATGCTTCCGGTAAAAGCGGGTTTTATGAGCATAATCTTTATCCGTTGAGATATAATAAGGCTGTTGCCGATATTATCAAGGAAGTACATGGCGAAAATATTATCTGGGCGCGTAGTGCCTGGGCAGGCTCACAGCGTTACCCGTTACATTGGGGTGGTGATGCCGAGAATACAGATATGGGTATGTTGGGAACATTGCGTGGCGGTCTGTCCTTCGGTTTGAGCGGATTCTCTTTCTGGAGCCATGATATCGGAGGCTTTGTAACATCTACTCCGGAGGAACTCTATCGCCGCTGGTTGCCGATGGGATTCCTATGCTCTCACACCCGTGCACACGGTGCACCTCCTACAGAACCCTGGTTGTATAATGAAGGATTCCTGAAAGCTTTCCGTCAGAATGCGGAATTGAAATATAAACTGATGCCGTATGTCTATGCACAGGCAAAGGAATGTACGGAGAAAGGTCTTCCGATGATGCGTGCTCTCTTTGTGGAATACCCGCATGATGCCGGTGCATGGCTGGTTGAAGATGAATACTTGTTCGGTAGCCAGATGTTGGTCGCCCCGATGATGGAAAGCGGTTCCGAACGCGATGTCTATCTGCCGGAAGGTAAATGGATCGATTACCAGACCGGAAAAACGTATGCCGGAGGTTGGCATACTATTCAGACAGGAACAATACCTGCTGTGATCCTGGTTCGTGACGGTTCCGTATTGCCACATATCAAACTGGCACAAAATACAGATGAGATGGATTGGAGCCAGCTCGAACTGAAAGTCTATGCTTCCGATGCAACCGAAGCAACCGGACTGGTTTGCCTGCCGTCAGACAATCAGCTTCATCCGTTGACAGTCTCTGTAAAAGGGCATCAGGTGAAAGCCGACGGCCTGGAAGGAAAAGTGAAATTTAAAGTGACAGACTAA